The uncultured Fibrobacter sp. genomic interval CTCGTCATGCCTACGGAAAGCGCCACGTCGCCTTTCGAAAGGTAGGTGATAACATTGCTGGAGGTTCCGCCCGGGCACGTGCCCACAAGCACAACACCTGCCATCAGAGCAGCATCGAGCCCGAAAATCTTGGAGAGCGCAAACGCGAGCGCCGGCATCACGATAAACTGTGCCGCACACCCGATGGTGATTTCTTTCGGCCGCGTAAAAACGAGCTTAAAATCGCTCAGCTTGAGCGTAAGCCCCATGCCGAACATCACGACCATCAGTAGGTAATTCACCCACGAAAGCTCTATCCAGAGCGTTGATTTCGGGACAAACAGCGAGAGCGCCGCGATGGCCAAAACGACTACAGCCATCCACTTGCCAACGAACTCACTGATTTTTTCAAGAATGTGCATTAAGTTTCTCCTGATGATAACTCCATGTGCTTATGAATCGTAACGTTCAATTCAGAAACAAGTTATATGTTTTAATATAGAATAAGTATGATTTTGGTAAAATTACACCTTGTTCCGTACACGCTTTTTCTGCAACGCAAAGTTTAATCTATAACAAATATTGATTAATTCAATATAAACAATCTATTAGACATTATGAATTGGCATATTTAAATTTGGCCACGAAAACGAAATAATTGTTTTCTTCTGCATTAAAGGAGTTGTTATGAATCAGTTTTTCAAGACTGTCACTTTGCCTGTTGTCGTGTGTGCCGCTATGTTTTTTGCTGCCTGCGAACAGGGCTATTCTTGCAATTACGATGAATCGGCGAATACGCTTTCTTGCCCTGAAAAAACTTACAAGACAGTGACTCTTGCGGGTAAGGTCTGGATGGCTGAAAATATGGAAGTTTACGTTCCCGATTCCAGCATCTGCTACGGCAACGATCATGCTAACTGCAAAACGATGGGCCGTCTCTACACTTGGAATGCCGCGGACAATGGCCTTTGCCCCAATGGTTGGACGCTTCCCACTCAGGAGGATTTCAAGGCCGCCTTCGGTAGCGCCACTGCGGCCGAAATCAAGAAGAACGATGCGTTCAAAATGCAGTTTGCCGGATTCCGCTATTTCGACGGAAAGTTCGTAGACAAGGATGCTAGCGCAAGTTTCTGGACAAGGGACAGCTACGACGATGCGCGCGCCTATCTCGTCCGCGTGACCGATTCATCCATTGCTTATGAGCACTTTAACAAGAGCATCGCCGCCTCCGTCCGCTGCGTAAAAGAGTAATTTTTCCTACCTTCTTCCTAACCACCAATCACCAACCACTGATCACTTTCAACAATCCTCAAAGCGGCTTTGCCGCGACCTCACACCTCAAAGGCACGAAGTGCCGACCTCAAATCCTCTATGACTTGGCTCATCGACTTATTTACCAAGCCCTCGGTCGGGCAACAAGTTGTCGCGATAGCATTCACTGCGGCCATTGGCCTGATGTTGGGCAAAATCAAGGTCAAGGGAATCAGCCTTGGCGGGGCGGGTGCGCTTTTCGTGGGCATCCTGTTTGGGCATCTGGGGCTTCGGGTTGAGGGGAATGTGCTCCACTTTATTCAGGAGTTCGGCCTCATCCTCTTTGTCTACACGATCGGTATGCAGGTAGGGCCTGGGTTCATGGATTCCATCCGGCGTCACGGCCTGGTGCTCAACGTGCTTTCGACGGGTGTTGTCTTGCTGGGTGTCATGGTGACGCTTTGCCTTTATTTCTTTACGGATATGCATAACAACGTACCCGTGCTCGTCGGTATGCTTTGCGGCGCTGTTACAAACACACCTTCTCTGGGTGCCGCGAATTCTGCCTTTGCCGCGGCCGGGGTGGATGCGTCGTTGACGGGTATCGGGTACGCTGTTGCATATCCTTTCGGTGTCATAGGGATTATCCTCGTAATGATTTTGGCTCGCCTTGTTTTCCGGCAAAACCCGAACCAGGCGGCGAAGGACTATGCGGCCGACATCGCGGCCAATACGAGCGAGATCGAGTCGTGTAGCCTGATGGTCGAGAACCGGAACCTGTATGGAATCCAGCTCAAGGAAATCCCGGATTTGATTTCGAGCGGGGTGGTCATCACGCGCCTCATGCGCGGCAGCGATATTTTCACCCCGAACGGAAAGACGGTGATAGAAGAGGGCGACAAGGTGCATATCGTGGGCATGCCCGATGCGGTTGCCGTCATGGAAAAAATCATTGGCAAACGTCTTGAAAAGCCTATAACCCAGTTCGCATCTGACACGGCGAAACCTATCCAGGTCAAAACCATCCTCGTAACGAACAAGAAGGTTTTGGGCCGGACAATCGGTTCGCTCGCCCTTGCGGAACGCTATGGCGTGAACGTGAGTCGCGTGGTCCGCAGCGGGTTCAAGTTTACGGGGCGTCTGGATTTGCGCATCAAGTTTGCAGATAAGTTAATGGTCGTTGGACCTGCCGAGGGAATCGAGGCTGCTGCGAAGGAACTGGGCAACTCGCTTACGGCACTAGACCATCCCGAAATATTGCCTGCGTTCTTGGGTATTTTCCTAGGTGTTGTTGTCGGGAGCATCCCGATCGCGATTCCGGGCATGCCGACTCCGCTCAAGCTCGGGCTTGCCGGTGGTCCGCTGATTGTCGCTATCCTGCTTAGCCGTAAACGCAAAATAGGCCCGCTCAACTTCTTCATGGCAAGTAGCGCGAATCTCATGCTCCGTGAATTCGGACTCACGCTCTTCCTCAGCTGTGTGGGTTTGAATGCGGGAATCAAGTTCTTCGATGTGCTTTTGAATGGGGACGGTTTCCACTATATGGCGCTTGCCGCGCTGATTACCTTCTTGCCGCTTGCCATTATGGCCGCTATCGGTCACCTGGTTTTCAAGGTGAACTACCTTTCGCTGTGCGGCGTACTTGCCGGTGCCACAACCGATCCGCCCGCGCTTGCCTTCGCGAATGGCCAAGCCGACAGTGAGGCGGTGAATATCGGATACGCCTCGGTCTACCCGCTGACCATGTTGCTGCGTATCCTGAGTGGCCAGGTCCTTGCCATTCTGCTTCTGCAAATGGCCTAACTTATCCGTCATGCCATGGGAACAGGCCGCGATGCGGCCTGTTTTGCGTATTTTTTGGCATTTTTCTTTTGTTCTTCGTCTTTCCACCCAATAATTGTGTATTTTTCTTGAAAAAGAGGACGCACCCGAAAGGTGCTGTTTTTGAGGTATCGCTATGCAGAAATTGGTTGTTGTGACTTACGTGCTCCGGGCGCTTGGTTTTGTGCTCGTACTCCTGAGCCTTTTTGGCCATAATTTGATTTTAAATGTGTTTCCGGGACTGGAAGGAACTTCCATCAATCCCATTTTCTATTCGGGTATTGCGGTCTATCTCGTGGGTGCGGCAATTTATTTCGTATTGAACAAGAAGCGTATTGCCGAACGTAGAAAACGCCAGATTCAGGAAGCCGAGGAACGTGTGTTCCAGGGGAGCGCTTCTGAAAACGCTCCGAAAACTGATGACGAGCAGAAAGACGCATAGGTGAAGGAAAATATGGGCGATTACATGATACAGATAGAGCATTTGCACAAGACGTATCGCAGCGGTTTTTTGATGAAACCGAAGCTTGCGCTCAAGGATGTGAGTTTTAATGTGGAGTCGGGGCAGGTTTACGGATTTATCGGCCCTAACGGAGCGGGCAAGTCAACGACAATAAAGGTGCTGACTGGCCTGTTGAATTTTGATTCGGGAAAGGTTTTGGTGAACGGGATTTCGCCGCGCGACGTGAAAAGCCGCCGCTTTATCGG includes:
- a CDS encoding putative transporter, whose product is MTWLIDLFTKPSVGQQVVAIAFTAAIGLMLGKIKVKGISLGGAGALFVGILFGHLGLRVEGNVLHFIQEFGLILFVYTIGMQVGPGFMDSIRRHGLVLNVLSTGVVLLGVMVTLCLYFFTDMHNNVPVLVGMLCGAVTNTPSLGAANSAFAAAGVDASLTGIGYAVAYPFGVIGIILVMILARLVFRQNPNQAAKDYAADIAANTSEIESCSLMVENRNLYGIQLKEIPDLISSGVVITRLMRGSDIFTPNGKTVIEEGDKVHIVGMPDAVAVMEKIIGKRLEKPITQFASDTAKPIQVKTILVTNKKVLGRTIGSLALAERYGVNVSRVVRSGFKFTGRLDLRIKFADKLMVVGPAEGIEAAAKELGNSLTALDHPEILPAFLGIFLGVVVGSIPIAIPGMPTPLKLGLAGGPLIVAILLSRKRKIGPLNFFMASSANLMLREFGLTLFLSCVGLNAGIKFFDVLLNGDGFHYMALAALITFLPLAIMAAIGHLVFKVNYLSLCGVLAGATTDPPALAFANGQADSEAVNIGYASVYPLTMLLRILSGQVLAILLLQMA
- a CDS encoding FISUMP domain-containing protein; translated protein: MNQFFKTVTLPVVVCAAMFFAACEQGYSCNYDESANTLSCPEKTYKTVTLAGKVWMAENMEVYVPDSSICYGNDHANCKTMGRLYTWNAADNGLCPNGWTLPTQEDFKAAFGSATAAEIKKNDAFKMQFAGFRYFDGKFVDKDASASFWTRDSYDDARAYLVRVTDSSIAYEHFNKSIAASVRCVKE